Proteins from a genomic interval of Oceanispirochaeta crateris:
- a CDS encoding methionyl-tRNA formyltransferase, with protein sequence MEDGTVEVRPQDHEKATFCTLIGKNDGLINWSLSAVQLDRVVRAYTPWPHGFTFWKNLRLNILEAKPYEGNLFSSGAVQAGTVAGMDKKEGILIQTGEGLLAVTQLQLQSKKALDYKSFLNGSKDFIGSVLGEENDF encoded by the coding sequence ATGGAAGACGGAACTGTTGAAGTGCGGCCACAAGACCATGAAAAGGCCACTTTCTGCACTCTTATTGGAAAAAATGACGGTTTGATTAACTGGTCACTTTCGGCGGTTCAGTTGGATCGTGTTGTCAGGGCCTACACACCCTGGCCTCATGGTTTCACATTCTGGAAAAATTTAAGGCTGAATATTTTAGAGGCTAAACCCTATGAAGGGAACCTTTTTTCTTCTGGAGCAGTTCAAGCCGGTACAGTTGCAGGTATGGACAAAAAAGAAGGAATTCTGATACAAACTGGTGAGGGTCTACTGGCAGTGACCCAGCTTCAGCTTCAATCAAAAAAAGCATTGGACTATAAATCTTTTCTAAATGGCTCCAAAGATTTTATCGGTTCTGTACTGGGAGAA